The genomic segment GACCCTGCTGATCGGCTCGGTCCTCCAGCAGGGCCTGAAGTTCCTCGTCGACCGTCCGCGCCCGCGGTGGAGGGAGCCGGTGGACTCGGCGCACTACGCGGCGTTCCCGTCGGGACACGCGATGACGGCCGCGTTCGTCTGCATCCTGCTGCTGTGGCTCGCCCATCGCGCGGGTGTGCGGGGAGCGCTGATGCGGGCCGCGGCGGCCGCGGCCGCCGTGTCCGTCGCCGGGGTCGGTTTCACCCGCGTCTACCTGGGGGTCCACTGGCCCTCCGACGTGGTGGGCGGCTGGCTGCTGGGAGCGGCCGCGGCCTCCGCGGCCGTCGCCGTCCACCACCGGTACGGGGCGCAACGTACGGAAACCCTTGAACCGCCGGGGACGGCCGGGGAATGATCACCGCATGGCGATCACCGGCGTGCTCTTCGACTTCTCCGGCACCCTCTTCCGCATCGAGACCGTGGAGCGCTGGCTGCGCGTCACCCTGGACCGGCTCGGGGTCGCGGTGCCGGAGGCGGAGCTGGCGCACTGGGCGGAACGGCTGGCCAGGGCGGGCGCGCTGCCCGGGGGATCGTCCCCGCACGGCGTGCCCGAGCGTCTGGCCCCGCTCTGGGAGGTGCGCGACTGCGCCGCCGAGCACCACCGGGAACTCTTCACCGGGCTGGCGCGGGAGGCGGCGCTGCCCTGGCCGGAGGCGTACGAGGCCCTCTACGACCGGCACATGGAACCGGGCGCCTGGACCCCCTATCCGGACGCCTCCGAGGTGCTCGGGGCGCTGCGCGAGCGGGGCAAGCGGATCGCCGTCGTGTCGAACATCGGCTGGGATCTGCGCCCGGTCTTCCGGGAGCACGGTCTGGACGGCTTCGTGGACGCCTACGTGCTGTCGTACGAGCACGGCGTGGCCAAACCCGACGAGCGGCTCTTCCGGGCCGCCTGCGAGGCGCTGGACGTGACGCCCCGGGAGACGCTGATGGTGGGCGACGACGTGCGGGCGGACGGCGGCGCGACGGCGGCGGGCTGCGCCCTGGAACTGGTGGAGCGGCTGCCGGTGGCCGAACGTCCCGACGGGCTGCGCCCCGTGCTCGGCCGGCTCGGCTGAGCCGGCCCGGAATCCTTCCGAAACCGCCGTTTTCGGGCGATCCCCCGCGTCGCCCGAAAACGGCGGCGGTCTCGGAAACACCTCTGAACAGGCCAGAGGCGGCACCTCACTGAGTATATTGGCCCGGAGCCAGTCAACGCAGGAGTTACAGCATGTCCCCGCGAAGCGCATCGGTCAATGAAGAGTTGCGCCGTCGCTCCCGCGAACGGCTGCTCCAGGCGACGGTCGAACTGGTCGGCGAGCGCGGGTACGAGGCGACGACCTTGGCCGACATCGCCGACCGGGCGGGCGCGGCCCGCGGACTCGTCTCGTACTACTTCCCGGGCAAGCGGCAGTTGCTCCAGTCCGCCGTGCACCGGCTGATGCACCTGACACTGGAGGCCGCGCTGCGGCGGGAGCCGCGCACCGAGGACGGCGAGGAACTGCTCGCCCGGGCCATCGACGCCATCCTCGGCATCGCCCGCGACCACCCCACGCTGATGCGCACCCACATGGCGGGCATCCTCACCGCCGAGGGTTTCGTGCAGTGCCCGGAGCAGCAGCGGCTGGCCGTGCTGCTCCGCGACACCGTCGTCCGCTACGGCTCCAGGCACCCGGACTCGGACTATCCGCTGCTGCGCGCCCTGCTCATGGGCGCGGTGGTGGCGGTCCTGCTGCCGGGGGCGCCGCTGCCCCCGGCGCTGCTGCGATCGGAGCTGTTCCAGCGCTTCGGGCTGGAGTGGGAACTCGGTGTCCCGCCGGGCGAGGAGCCGCCCGGCGGGACGCTTCCGCGTGCCGTGGTTCAGCGGTAGTCGGGCTGCGTCTGCACGTTGAGCTCGTGCAGACGCACCCGCGCGGCGCCGGCCGTGCGGCGGTCGTCGACGCGCAGGACGTCGAAGCCCTTGGCGATGTCGTTCGAGTAGATGTGGCCGTTGTAGTAGTAGGCGGACCAGGAGCCGCCCAGGGTCAGGGTGTCGGCGGAGATGGGGCCTCGCTCGAAGTAGCCGATCTCCTTCGGCCGGGAGGAGTCGGTGAACTCCCAGACCGAGACGCCGCCCTGGTACCAGGCCTGGACCATGATGTCGCGGCCCCTGACCGGGATGAGCGAGCCGTTGTGGGCCACGCAGTTCTCGGTGTCCGCCTGGTGGCGCGGGATCTTGAAGTAGCTGCGGAACACCAGTTCCCGGTGGTGGCCCCGGCGCTTCAGGTCGTAGATGCCGTTGGCGCCGCGCTCGGGTCCGACCTCGGCGTTGCAGGTCGCGGCACCGCCGCCGCCCAGTTCGTCGGTGAAGACGACCTTGTCGCCGTCCTCACTGAAGGTCGCCGAGTGCCAGAACGCGAAGTTGGTGTTGTCCCGGACCCGGTCGATCACCCTGGGGCGCGCCGGGTCGGAGATGTCCATCAGGATGCCGTCGCCCATGCAGGCCCCGGCGGCCAGCCGCTTCTTCGGGAAGGCCGTGATGTCGTGGCAGCCGGTGGTTTCGTAACTGCTGCCCTCGGAGCCGGAGTTGCCGCCGTCCGGGAAGAGGACGGGGAAGTCGATGACCGCCGAGCGCTCCGGTGCCTTCCGCGGGACCTTGATCACCGAGATGCCGTCGTGCGGCGGTTGGCAGTCGGGGAAGTCCTCGCTCGGGAAGTACGAGGAGACGTAGACGTACACATTGCGCTTCTGCGGCACCAGCGTGTGGGTGTGCGAGCCGCAGGCGGTCTCGACGGCGGCGACGTAGCGGGGGTTCCGCTTGTCGCTGATGTCGAAGATCTTCATGCCCTCCCAGGACGACTTCTCACTGGCGGGCTGGGAGGTGCTGTTGCAGGAGTTGTCGCTGCGCGAGGAGTCGGTGGAGAGGAAGAGCAGGTTCCCGGAGACGGAGATGTCGTTCTGGCCGCCGGGGCAGAGCACTTGGCTCACGGTCTTCGGGGACCGCGGGTTGCCGATGTCGTAGATGGTGAAGCCGTCGTAGTTGCCGGCGAAGGCGTAACGGCCCTGGAACGCCAGATCGGTGTTCAGGCTGCCGAGGGCGCCCTTGCCGACACTGGCGAGGTGTTTGATGTTCTTGCTGTGGACGATCTCGTCCACACCCGGGATGTCGCCGTTCTCCATGGCCGCGCGGGTGTCGGCCGCGAGCTCCTTCGACATCCGCTTCCCGTCGGTCGCGTCACCGGGGTCGGGTGTCGCGGCCGCGGGACCTGCGGCCAGGAATGAGGCGATCAGCCCGAAGGCCGCCACCGCCACGCCCAGGCGTCTGCGCCGCACGCGGGGTATGTGCAACGACGTCACTGAGACCTCCCTCGTTTACCGTTCAACGGCGAACGGTGTGTCAACTCCGCAGTATCGCCGCCCACATGTACATCTCAACAGTGATTAACGAAGATGTGTTCGTAGCCGGTGTCCGCTCCGACCCGACCCTGGAGGTCCCGTGTTCCACCGCCGGATGACGGGCCGTGCCCGTTCGCTGCTCCTCGCGTCCACCGCGGCGGCCGCGGTACTGGCCCTCCCGGCCTGCGAGGCGGACGGTTCCGCCCCGGCGAAGGCGGACGGCGGGCCCTCCGTGGTCGCGCCGGGCAGACCGGGCGAGGCGGCCGAGACCCTCTCGGCGGACGAGGCCAGGAAGGCCGGCCGCGAGGACTCCGTCCCCAACGCCGCCGACGTGCGCTTCGTGCGGATGATGATCGTCCACCACCGGCAGGCCCTGACCATGGCCGCGCTCGCGGAGAAGCACGCGGACTCGAAGGGTGTCAAGGGGATCGCGCGGCGGATCGCGGCGGCGCAGGGCCCCGAGATCGGGGCGCTGGAGGGCTGGCTCGACCAGCGGGGCGAGCCGCGCGAGGAGAAGGAGGCGCACGGGCACGACCACGGCGCGATGCCCGGCATGGCCACGCAGGCGGAGCTCGACCGGCTCTCGGCCGCCCGCGGGGACGCCTTCGACGAGCTCTTCGTCAAGCTGATGATCACTCACCACCAGGGCGCGGTGACCATGGCCACCGAGGTGCTCAAGGAGGGGAACGACGTGCTGGTGGAGGAGATGGCCACCGGGATGAGCGTCCAGCAGACCGCGGAGATCGGGCGGATGCGGGAGCTGTGACGCCCCGGCGGGCCTGCTTTCCCGGCGGGCGGTGACGGAGAGCGGGAGCCGCCGCTCCCGTCCGTCCCCGCCGTGTCCGTCCCCGCCGCGTCCGTCTGCGCCGCGCCGGACCGCGCAGCCTCAGTCCTCGCCGCGCCCGTCGTCCTCGTGGAGCCGGCCCGCCTGGAGTGCGGCAGCCCGGAGCAGGCTGTCGAGCAGGCCCGGGAAGAGTGCGTCGAGATCGTCGCGGCGGAGGCCGTTCATCTTGGCCGTCCCCCGGTAGCACTGGCTGATCACGCCGCTCTCGCGCAACACCCTGAAGTGGTGCGTGGTCGTGGACTTGCTGACGGGGAGGTCGAAGAGCGAGCAGGACAGCTCCTCCTCGGCGGTGGCGAGACTCCGGACGATGCGCAGCCGCATGGGGTCGGAGAGCGCGTGCAGCACGCCTTCGAGCCGGATCGCGTTCCGTGGCGGATGGTCCAGGGTGCGGCTCGGTGCGGGGGTGGTCACGGCGGCTCCTCGGAACGACGGGCTCCCCATTGTACGAAGACTCTCGTAGTTTGACATCCACCGTACTACGATGCCTATCGTACGAACCGTCCCGACCGCCGACTCCGCCCGGAGGCTGCCGTGAGCCGTTTGTTCACCCCGTTCACCCTGCGTTCGCTGACCGTCCCCAACCGCGTGTGGATGGCCCCGATGTGCCAGTACTCCGCGGCGCACACCGGACCCGGCGCGGGAGTGCCGGGCGACTGGCACGCCACGCACTACGCCTCGCGCGCCGTGGGCGGCACCGGCCTCATCCTCGTCGAGGCCACGGCCGTCAGCCCGGAGGGCCGGATCAGCCCCGGGGACCTGGGACTGTGGAACGACCGCCAGGCCGAGGCATTCCGCCGCATCACGCGTCTTCTCGAGGACCAGGGCACCGTCCCCGGCATCCAGCTCGCCCACGCCGGGCGCAAGGCGTCCACCGCCCTTCCGTGGCAGGGCGGCGCCCCGCTGTCCGCCGCGGAGGGCGGCTGGCGGCCGCTCGGCCCGAGCCCGCTGCCGTTCGACGAGGGACATCCGGTGCCGGCGGAGCTGTCGGCCGGGCAGATCGACGAGGTGGTGCGGCAGTTCGCCGAGGCCGCCCGGCGGGCCCTGGCCGCCGGCTTCCGGGTGGCCGAGGTGCACGGGGCGCACGGCTACCTCATCGGCGAGTTCCTGTCCCCGCACAGCAACCGGCGCACCGACGCCTACGGCGGCTCCTACGAGAACCGCGTCCGGCTCGCCCTGCGAGTGGTGGACGCGGTGCGCGAGGTGTGGCCCGACGGCCTGCCCGTCCTCTTCCGGGTCTCGGCGACGGACTGGCTCGCGGAGAACGGGGCGGACGAGCGCGCGGGCTGGACGGTGGACGACACCGTGCGGCTGGCCGCGGACCTCCGGGCGCACGGGGTGGACCTCCTGGACGTCTCCAGCGGCGGCAACGCCCCGCGGGTGCGCATCCCCACCGGGCCCGGCTACCAGGTGCCCTTCGCCGAGCGGGTGCGGACCCGGACGGGGATGCCGGTCGCGGCGGTCGGCGAGATCACCGGGGCGCGCCAGGCGGAGGAGATCCTCACCGCCGGCCGGGCCGACGCGGTGCTGCTGGGCCGGGAACCGCTCCGCGACCCCTACTTCGCCCGGCGCGCGGCACGGGAACTGGGGGCCGCCGCGCCCGTCCCCGTTCCGTATCTGCGGGCGGGCTGACCTGGTACGGCGCCGTGGCGGAGCGCCGTTGTCAGTGGGCCGGTGCAGACTGTGACCCACGCAACACGACCGCGTTCCGGAGGTGCCGAGATGACCGACGTCCTGCTCGCCGTGGGGACCCGCAAAGGACTTTTCCTCGCCCGCCGGCGGAGCTCCGCCGGCGGGAAGGCCGGGGAGTGGGAGTTCGACGGCCCGCACTTCAACGCCCAGGCGGTCTACTCCATCGGCAT from the Streptomyces xinghaiensis S187 genome contains:
- a CDS encoding phosphatase PAP2 family protein, whose amino-acid sequence is MRTSSPTVPAPTGRRPHRATGHLWAAALCALPAAVLLALVAVEWGPLLALDRTVATGLHESARENPGFTQANRVLTDWVWDPWTMRLALLPAVLALLLSRRGGGRTTALWLVVTLLIGSVLQQGLKFLVDRPRPRWREPVDSAHYAAFPSGHAMTAAFVCILLLWLAHRAGVRGALMRAAAAAAAVSVAGVGFTRVYLGVHWPSDVVGGWLLGAAAASAAVAVHHRYGAQRTETLEPPGTAGE
- a CDS encoding HAD family hydrolase codes for the protein MAITGVLFDFSGTLFRIETVERWLRVTLDRLGVAVPEAELAHWAERLARAGALPGGSSPHGVPERLAPLWEVRDCAAEHHRELFTGLAREAALPWPEAYEALYDRHMEPGAWTPYPDASEVLGALRERGKRIAVVSNIGWDLRPVFREHGLDGFVDAYVLSYEHGVAKPDERLFRAACEALDVTPRETLMVGDDVRADGGATAAGCALELVERLPVAERPDGLRPVLGRLG
- a CDS encoding TetR/AcrR family transcriptional regulator; amino-acid sequence: MSPRSASVNEELRRRSRERLLQATVELVGERGYEATTLADIADRAGAARGLVSYYFPGKRQLLQSAVHRLMHLTLEAALRREPRTEDGEELLARAIDAILGIARDHPTLMRTHMAGILTAEGFVQCPEQQRLAVLLRDTVVRYGSRHPDSDYPLLRALLMGAVVAVLLPGAPLPPALLRSELFQRFGLEWELGVPPGEEPPGGTLPRAVVQR
- a CDS encoding LVIVD repeat-containing protein gives rise to the protein MTSLHIPRVRRRRLGVAVAAFGLIASFLAAGPAAATPDPGDATDGKRMSKELAADTRAAMENGDIPGVDEIVHSKNIKHLASVGKGALGSLNTDLAFQGRYAFAGNYDGFTIYDIGNPRSPKTVSQVLCPGGQNDISVSGNLLFLSTDSSRSDNSCNSTSQPASEKSSWEGMKIFDISDKRNPRYVAAVETACGSHTHTLVPQKRNVYVYVSSYFPSEDFPDCQPPHDGISVIKVPRKAPERSAVIDFPVLFPDGGNSGSEGSSYETTGCHDITAFPKKRLAAGACMGDGILMDISDPARPRVIDRVRDNTNFAFWHSATFSEDGDKVVFTDELGGGGAATCNAEVGPERGANGIYDLKRRGHHRELVFRSYFKIPRHQADTENCVAHNGSLIPVRGRDIMVQAWYQGGVSVWEFTDSSRPKEIGYFERGPISADTLTLGGSWSAYYYNGHIYSNDIAKGFDVLRVDDRRTAGAARVRLHELNVQTQPDYR
- a CDS encoding DUF305 domain-containing protein: MTGRARSLLLASTAAAAVLALPACEADGSAPAKADGGPSVVAPGRPGEAAETLSADEARKAGREDSVPNAADVRFVRMMIVHHRQALTMAALAEKHADSKGVKGIARRIAAAQGPEIGALEGWLDQRGEPREEKEAHGHDHGAMPGMATQAELDRLSAARGDAFDELFVKLMITHHQGAVTMATEVLKEGNDVLVEEMATGMSVQQTAEIGRMREL
- a CDS encoding ArsR/SmtB family transcription factor, which produces MTTPAPSRTLDHPPRNAIRLEGVLHALSDPMRLRIVRSLATAEEELSCSLFDLPVSKSTTTHHFRVLRESGVISQCYRGTAKMNGLRRDDLDALFPGLLDSLLRAAALQAGRLHEDDGRGED
- a CDS encoding NADH:flavin oxidoreductase/NADH oxidase, translated to MSRLFTPFTLRSLTVPNRVWMAPMCQYSAAHTGPGAGVPGDWHATHYASRAVGGTGLILVEATAVSPEGRISPGDLGLWNDRQAEAFRRITRLLEDQGTVPGIQLAHAGRKASTALPWQGGAPLSAAEGGWRPLGPSPLPFDEGHPVPAELSAGQIDEVVRQFAEAARRALAAGFRVAEVHGAHGYLIGEFLSPHSNRRTDAYGGSYENRVRLALRVVDAVREVWPDGLPVLFRVSATDWLAENGADERAGWTVDDTVRLAADLRAHGVDLLDVSSGGNAPRVRIPTGPGYQVPFAERVRTRTGMPVAAVGEITGARQAEEILTAGRADAVLLGREPLRDPYFARRAARELGAAAPVPVPYLRAG